Proteins found in one Pelobates fuscus isolate aPelFus1 chromosome 10, aPelFus1.pri, whole genome shotgun sequence genomic segment:
- the LOC134575239 gene encoding E3 ubiquitin/ISG15 ligase TRIM25-like, with amino-acid sequence MAFADLRDELTCSICLSIYTDPVTLTCGHNYCRVCIGDVLDTQDRSGVYTCPECRVDFPERPALEKNRKLCNIAESFLSVHPEQMQVKVFCTYCDFPFPAAKTCLHCEVSLCNKHLIKHNKSPEHVLTEPTTCLGSQKCLDKEKDLDCCCSGDAASIDASCRKGGPQMEAMHEIHEKNKNKLKIILEKLTLKREETEIQVQKLQEFEREVQEKAADETGKVIALIKDITEQLEALEKRVLSEISRQEEQVSLRVSDLMRQLEIKKEELSRKMGHIEDLCNMTDPLTVSQENELDSADYCDTEGEGDRDREVDYQNIHTEGDLDVSLISLSLHTGLADIVIGVKRKFSSTESSDILLGVKITADIVMDIYTASNHIALSSDLKTALWSEIAKSRPETPERFQDYPQVLSTRSFDSGQHYWELETSESDGWRIGVAYPSMDRKGFKSLLGYNKKSWCLWRWYNQYSVRHNSKGVHLPHSPSCQRLGISLDYEAGRLSFYELCDPIRHLHTITTTFTEPLHVALWVVNDAWVKVVPRIDEFCITAK; translated from the coding sequence ATGGCGTTTGCTGATCTGAGAGACGAGCTGACCTGCTCCATCTGTCTGAGTATTTATACAGATCCTGTAACCCTGACATGTGGACACAACTACTGCCGGGTCTGTATCGGGGATGTGCTGGACACACAGGACCGATCTGGAGTTTATACCTGTCCTGAGTGCAGAGTTGATTTTCCGGAGCGTCCAGCACTGGAGAAGAATAGGAAACTGTGTAACATAGCGGAGAGTTTCCTATCGGTTCACCCAGAGCAGATGCAGGTGAAGGTTTTCTGTACCTACTGTGACTTCCCTTTTCCTGCAGCTAAAACGTGTCTGCATTGTGAAGTCTCTTTGTGTAACAAGCATTTAATAAAACACAACAAATCACCAGAACATGTATTAACTGAACCCACCACTTGCTTGGGGAGTCAAAAATGCTTGGATAAGGAGAAGGACCTAGACTGCTGCTGCTCTGGAGATGCTGCCAGTATCGATGCATCCTGTAGGAAAGGTGGGCCCCAGATGGAGGCAATGCATGAGATCCATGAGAAGAATAAGAATAAGCTGAAAATTATTCTAGAAAAACTGACTTTAAAGAGAGAAGAAACTGAGATACAAGTCCAGAAATTACAGGAGTTCGAAAGGGAAGTGCAAGAGAAAGCGGCTGATGAAACAGGGAAAGTCATTGCCCTTATAAAGGATATCACAGAGCAGCTGGAAGCCCTGGAGAAGCGAGTCCTGAGTGAGATCTCCAGGCAGGAAGAGCAGGTCTCACTCCGAGTCTCAGATCTAATGCGGCAGCTGGAAATCAAGAAGGAGGAGCTGTCCAGGAAGATGGGTCACATCGAGGACTTGTGTAACATGACGGACCCATTAACTGTCTCACAGGAAAATGAATTAGACAGTGCTGATTATTGTGACACTGAGGGGGAAGGTGACAGGGACAGAGAGGTAGATTATCAAAATATCCATACTGAAGGGGATCTAGATGTAAGCCTGATCTCATTGTCCTTGCACACGGGCTTAGCTGATATTGTGATTGGTGTAAAGAGAAAGTTCAGCTCAACAGAATCTTCTGACATTTTACTGGGTGTAAAAATTACTGCAGACATAGTCATGGATATATATACAGCCAGTAATCACATAGCTTTATCGAGTGACCTGAAAACTGCCTTGTGGTCTGAAATAGCAAAGAGTCGCCCAGAAACACCAGAGAGATTTCAGGATTATCCTCAAGTCTTAAGCACCAGGAGTTTTGACTCAGGACAACATTACTGGGAATTGGAGACCAGTGAATCAGATGGTTGGAGGATCGGTGTGGCCTATCCCAGTATGGACAGAAAAGGCTTTAAGTCACTTCTTGGATATAATAAGAAGTCCTGGTGTTTGTGGAGGTGGTATAATCAGTACTCCGTGAGGCATAACAGTAAAGGGGTCCATTTACCTCATAGCCCATCCTGTCAGAGACTAGGAATATCCTTAGACTACGAGGCCGGGCGGCTGTCCTTCTATGAGCTGTGTGACCCAATCAGACACTTACACACCATAACTACCACCTTCACTGAGCCGCTTCATGTTGCATTGTGGGTAGTAAATGATGCATGGGTGAAAGTTGTTCCTAGGATTGATGAGTTTTGTATAACTGCCAAGTGA